The Candidatus Bathyanammoxibius amoris genome includes a window with the following:
- the murG gene encoding undecaprenyldiphospho-muramoylpentapeptide beta-N-acetylglucosaminyltransferase, with protein sequence MKVVFAGGGTGGHLMAGIATAEEIKSRLPEADISFFGTGNAIEKRCLRDRGFGFVSLKGTGWKGSIANAVVFVYGFFLSLFKSLWTLKELRPDAVFGLGGYASLGPVVGAFLFKVPVIILEQNVVPGKANRLLSRFADLVLCHRPSPKTLACCRDVKKLHFTGTPLRKEVFSYERGKAAELFGLSPGKITILILGGSQGAAAINRSVTGCLPELAKKHHDIQVIHCTGSEDYLRVKRAYEAAGIDARVYDFLDEMGAAYSVADLAVSRAGATTLAELTARGVPAVLIPYPHGTDKHQHMNALELSKRDAAVLLEERFLTQKSLSKVFFELLGDRGRLSRMGLASRSMGMPGAAQEVVDIVLKLLERDENGKICRNLSLQTT encoded by the coding sequence TTGAAAGTTGTATTTGCTGGTGGTGGTACCGGTGGACATCTTATGGCTGGTATAGCTACGGCAGAAGAAATAAAGTCTCGTCTTCCTGAAGCGGATATATCGTTTTTCGGCACGGGGAACGCCATTGAAAAAAGATGCCTGCGGGACAGAGGGTTTGGGTTCGTCAGTCTGAAGGGCACCGGGTGGAAAGGTTCCATAGCGAATGCAGTCGTATTTGTTTATGGATTCTTTTTGAGTCTGTTTAAATCTTTGTGGACCTTAAAGGAGCTAAGGCCGGACGCCGTATTTGGTCTTGGCGGTTACGCTTCACTGGGCCCAGTAGTAGGCGCGTTTCTCTTCAAGGTGCCTGTGATAATACTTGAACAGAATGTGGTTCCAGGTAAGGCTAACCGGCTCCTGTCCAGGTTTGCCGACCTGGTGTTGTGTCACAGGCCTTCTCCCAAGACGTTAGCGTGTTGCAGAGACGTGAAGAAACTTCACTTCACGGGTACGCCACTGAGGAAGGAGGTATTCAGCTATGAGAGGGGCAAGGCGGCTGAGTTGTTTGGGCTTTCACCCGGGAAGATCACCATACTTATATTGGGAGGTAGCCAGGGGGCGGCCGCGATAAACAGGTCGGTGACCGGTTGTCTGCCGGAGCTAGCGAAGAAACACCATGATATACAGGTAATCCATTGTACCGGCAGCGAGGACTATCTGCGGGTAAAGCGTGCGTATGAAGCCGCCGGTATTGATGCAAGGGTGTATGATTTTCTTGATGAGATGGGTGCCGCCTATAGCGTGGCGGACCTGGCGGTCTCCAGAGCAGGGGCTACTACCCTGGCCGAGCTTACGGCGCGAGGTGTCCCTGCGGTGCTGATTCCGTATCCACATGGCACGGATAAACACCAGCATATGAACGCGCTGGAACTCTCGAAAAGGGATGCGGCGGTACTTCTGGAGGAACGTTTTTTAACACAGAAGAGTCTTTCAAAGGTCTTTTTTGAGCTCCTGGGAGATCGAGGGAGGCTAAGCAGGATGGGCCTTGCGTCGAGGTCTATGGGCATGCCGGGGGCCGCTCAAGAGGTGGTGGATATTGTTCTGAAACTACTGGAAAGGGATGAGAACGGGAAGATATGCCGAAACTTATCACTGCAGACGACGTAA
- the murC gene encoding UDP-N-acetylmuramate--L-alanine ligase: MPKLITADDVTKGALSSLKGRKVYLVGIGGTGMSAIAKVLIEGGCSVYGSDLQLTPAIFALENMGASITLRQDGSWIRPDTALVIATSAVGSDNEELRVARRHGIKVVKYAQALGVLMGEKTGIAVSGTHGKTTTSAIITVVLKAAGLCPSFVIGGEVLELGGSSGMGSGEHFVVEACEYDRSFFNLSPHVGVITNIEGEHFDYYCDMEELVEAFHKFASQVPEDGLLVVSGEDDNVRKAVENLSSRVETYSVDYAADWTATTPVIEDGKSGFRVFHRDRPYGEFSLKLPGAHNVMNALAAIAVSHNAGVDKDVIREALSNFAGVKRRFEVLSTIGDITVVDDYGHHPTEISVTLQAAREFFPGRRLWCAFQPHQYKRTRTMLKALARAFEKADMTVFTDIYPARDSQKDMNSVSSMDLLLEARGVGIKAFYVPGLDNVAKEISSRIHPGDVVMTIGAGNVWQVGVELVSILKDRYNGKGID; encoded by the coding sequence ATGCCGAAACTTATCACTGCAGACGACGTAACCAAAGGGGCATTGAGCTCATTAAAGGGGCGTAAAGTATACCTTGTTGGTATAGGCGGTACGGGTATGAGTGCTATAGCAAAGGTGTTGATTGAAGGTGGATGCAGTGTCTACGGTTCCGACCTGCAGCTTACGCCGGCGATTTTTGCGCTGGAGAATATGGGCGCGAGCATAACCCTGAGGCAGGACGGTTCCTGGATAAGGCCTGACACGGCACTGGTTATTGCCACGTCGGCGGTAGGCAGCGACAACGAGGAGTTGAGGGTCGCCCGCAGGCACGGCATCAAGGTGGTAAAGTACGCGCAGGCACTGGGCGTGCTGATGGGCGAAAAGACCGGGATAGCGGTAAGCGGCACCCACGGCAAGACAACGACCTCGGCCATTATCACTGTGGTACTTAAGGCGGCTGGCCTGTGCCCCAGCTTTGTCATAGGGGGAGAGGTGTTGGAGCTTGGTGGTAGTTCGGGCATGGGAAGTGGCGAACATTTTGTGGTGGAAGCCTGTGAATATGACAGGTCTTTCTTTAACCTCTCGCCGCACGTAGGTGTCATTACAAACATAGAGGGAGAACACTTCGACTACTACTGTGACATGGAGGAACTGGTGGAGGCCTTTCACAAATTTGCGTCTCAAGTACCTGAAGATGGTTTGCTGGTAGTGTCGGGTGAAGACGACAATGTTAGAAAGGCGGTTGAGAATTTATCTTCAAGGGTGGAGACCTACTCTGTGGATTATGCGGCTGACTGGACTGCAACGACTCCTGTAATTGAAGACGGAAAGAGTGGCTTCCGTGTGTTTCATCGGGACAGGCCCTATGGAGAATTCAGTTTGAAGCTTCCCGGCGCACACAACGTGATGAACGCGCTCGCAGCCATAGCCGTGAGTCATAACGCGGGTGTTGATAAAGACGTTATTAGAGAGGCGCTTTCAAATTTTGCAGGGGTTAAGCGCCGCTTCGAGGTGCTGAGCACGATAGGGGATATAACGGTGGTAGATGACTACGGACACCACCCCACCGAGATTAGTGTGACGCTCCAGGCGGCCAGGGAGTTCTTCCCGGGGAGGAGGCTGTGGTGCGCCTTTCAGCCACACCAGTACAAACGGACGCGTACGATGCTGAAGGCTCTAGCCAGGGCGTTTGAGAAGGCGGATATGACAGTTTTTACCGACATTTATCCGGCAAGAGACAGCCAGAAGGACATGAACTCTGTGAGTTCTATGGACCTCCTTTTAGAGGCCAGGGGTGTGGGGATAAAGGCCTTCTACGTGCCGGGTCTTGATAATGTCGCAAAGGAGATATCCTCACGCATACACCCGGGGGACGTAGTGATGACCATAGGGGCCGGTAACGTATGGCAAGTAGGGGTGGAGTTAGTTTCTATTTTAAAGGACAGATACAATGGTAAGGGCATTGACTGA
- the murB gene encoding UDP-N-acetylmuramate dehydrogenase, translating into MVRALTDGAFKYEHPLCQYTSFGVGGSADVFVEPSGVSQLQDALRYGNEQGLDTYVLGKGCNLLISDSGVRGMVVHLNGQYFNRIRRKDSEVIVCGGGASLSRLVRGAAYLELEGLETLVGVPGSVGGAVAMNAGGRYGTIGSCVRGVTAVGYDGELYHYEGDEIDFGYRTSSISNQIILEVELELKAGSKDAILKRMWDLFSEKRKTQPLDARSAGCIFKNPKGYSAGALIDKSGLKSSRVGDATVSCKHANFIVNLGSATASQILELIHRIREEVKRRIGLLLDMEIKTW; encoded by the coding sequence ATGGTAAGGGCATTGACTGATGGGGCCTTTAAGTATGAACATCCTTTGTGTCAATATACTTCATTCGGGGTGGGTGGTAGTGCTGATGTATTTGTTGAACCTTCCGGCGTGTCTCAGCTCCAGGATGCCTTGCGTTACGGAAACGAACAGGGGCTGGATACATATGTCTTGGGCAAGGGTTGTAACTTATTGATATCGGACAGTGGCGTAAGGGGTATGGTAGTGCATTTGAACGGTCAGTACTTCAACAGAATAAGGCGAAAAGATTCTGAGGTTATAGTTTGCGGCGGAGGTGCAAGCCTGTCGAGGCTGGTCCGCGGGGCGGCTTACCTGGAACTGGAAGGGTTGGAGACGCTCGTGGGCGTACCGGGCAGTGTGGGCGGCGCGGTGGCCATGAATGCCGGTGGCAGGTACGGCACCATCGGAAGTTGTGTCAGGGGCGTGACGGCCGTGGGCTACGACGGGGAGCTTTATCACTACGAAGGTGATGAGATTGACTTTGGTTACCGCACCTCCAGTATCTCTAACCAGATAATACTGGAAGTAGAGCTCGAACTGAAGGCAGGTAGCAAGGACGCCATTTTGAAGCGAATGTGGGATCTTTTTAGTGAAAAAAGGAAGACACAACCATTAGATGCCAGGAGCGCGGGTTGCATCTTTAAGAACCCGAAAGGTTATAGTGCGGGCGCATTGATAGACAAGTCGGGCCTTAAGAGCTCGAGGGTTGGTGACGCTACGGTCTCGTGCAAGCACGCAAACTTTATAGTTAACCTGGGTTCGGCGACGGCCTCCCAGATACTTGAGCTTATCCATAGGATAAGAGAAGAGGTAAAGAGGCGGATTGGCCTTCTATTAGACATGGAGATAAAGACATGGTAA
- a CDS encoding D-alanine--D-alanine ligase → MVTGQAFLPAASKPVYVPDGQMGKRVAVLMGGMSPEREVSLSSGRAVVKALEEAGYAVTPVVVNDEEVGELDGLDIDVAFIAMHGCFGEDGGIQRLLESRGIPYTGSGVPASRMAMDKIETKWMFVLSGLPTPKFMTLRRGRPIQELEGLLLEKLPMPLVTKPSTGGSSVGVSIVHNVPELSGALETAFRYDENAVIESYIAGRELTVGILGEEALPVIEIRPGREFYDLSAKYEDKGTCYITAPDVPKDIYERAQQLALSAHRKLDCSGFSRVDMILSDDMELYILEVNTIPGLTERSLVPKAAEAAGMSFQELCERIISLALKDLQHVERRSENLECVGV, encoded by the coding sequence ATGGTAACAGGACAAGCCTTTCTTCCCGCCGCGAGTAAGCCCGTTTATGTGCCGGACGGACAAATGGGTAAGCGAGTGGCGGTGCTCATGGGGGGTATGTCTCCTGAAAGGGAGGTTTCCCTCTCATCCGGCCGTGCAGTGGTGAAGGCCCTGGAAGAAGCGGGCTATGCGGTAACGCCCGTCGTGGTTAATGATGAGGAAGTCGGGGAATTGGACGGCCTCGATATTGACGTGGCATTTATCGCCATGCACGGATGCTTCGGGGAGGACGGAGGTATCCAGAGACTGCTGGAGTCCAGAGGGATTCCCTACACCGGTTCCGGCGTACCTGCCAGCAGGATGGCGATGGACAAGATAGAGACAAAGTGGATGTTTGTCCTGTCGGGACTGCCTACTCCGAAGTTTATGACCCTGAGGAGGGGCCGCCCGATACAAGAACTGGAAGGTCTTCTGCTTGAGAAACTACCAATGCCACTGGTAACGAAACCCTCTACGGGCGGTTCCAGTGTGGGCGTGTCGATTGTCCATAACGTCCCGGAGTTGTCTGGAGCCCTCGAGACGGCCTTCCGTTATGATGAAAATGCAGTTATTGAAAGCTATATCGCAGGCAGGGAGCTTACCGTTGGGATTCTTGGCGAAGAGGCTTTACCTGTCATTGAAATAAGGCCTGGAAGGGAGTTCTACGACCTCAGCGCAAAGTATGAGGATAAGGGTACGTGTTACATAACTGCCCCTGATGTCCCAAAAGATATTTATGAAAGAGCACAACAACTGGCCCTTAGTGCCCACCGAAAGCTGGATTGTTCGGGGTTCTCAAGGGTGGATATGATCCTGAGTGACGACATGGAGCTGTATATTCTGGAGGTCAATACGATTCCCGGTTTGACGGAAAGGAGTTTGGTGCCCAAGGCGGCAGAGGCTGCGGGGATGAGCTTTCAGGAGCTGTGTGAGAGAATCATATCACTTGCGCTGAAAGACCTGCAACACGTAGAGAGAAGAAGCGAGAACCTTGAGTGCGTAGGGGTATGA
- a CDS encoding metallophosphoesterase, giving the protein MKTRRVQSNSSITRRDFLKVAVSTTGLGSIGLFKMEAAAHEEGTPFTFAYVSDSHLYERKVNERFVRSLEKGINDMNSLDPQPDFILYGGDLAQLGLPGELELGNQILSQLKAPVQMMVGEHDWYFDMGKKWRELFGKDIYSFDHKGVHFVVLNSVIVEDYWTKPKMTPMERMLFMAQLDNPNGRSFTVGKEQREWLKEDLSKIDSSTPVIVFSHSPLYKYYKPWNFWTDDAEQVQEILSRFDAVTVVHGHTHQVLLNQIGNITFHGMLSTAWPWPYAPRGIPKLTIQMDRADPFDQFDGCGDGTFDVLSSGQVNTTYNLWARKPRLITYEEIPRLWMTQALGTFEPGPSY; this is encoded by the coding sequence ATGAAAACCAGAAGAGTACAGAGCAACTCTTCAATAACACGCCGCGATTTTTTAAAGGTTGCAGTCTCAACGACGGGACTCGGTAGTATCGGTCTATTCAAGATGGAGGCCGCTGCACACGAGGAGGGAACTCCTTTTACCTTCGCATACGTTTCAGACTCTCACCTCTACGAAAGAAAGGTCAATGAACGGTTTGTCAGGTCGCTTGAAAAGGGCATAAACGACATGAACAGCCTCGACCCGCAGCCGGACTTTATCCTGTATGGAGGAGACCTGGCACAACTCGGCCTGCCGGGAGAGCTGGAACTGGGCAACCAGATCCTGAGCCAACTCAAGGCGCCCGTCCAGATGATGGTGGGAGAACACGACTGGTACTTCGATATGGGAAAGAAGTGGAGAGAACTGTTCGGCAAGGACATCTACTCCTTTGACCATAAGGGGGTCCACTTCGTGGTGCTGAACAGCGTGATAGTCGAGGACTACTGGACCAAGCCCAAGATGACGCCTATGGAGAGGATGCTCTTCATGGCCCAGCTCGACAACCCCAACGGCAGGTCTTTTACGGTAGGTAAGGAGCAAAGGGAGTGGTTGAAAGAAGACCTTTCAAAGATTGACAGCTCAACACCCGTGATAGTCTTCTCGCACTCTCCACTCTATAAGTACTACAAACCGTGGAACTTCTGGACGGACGACGCAGAACAGGTCCAGGAAATCCTATCCAGGTTTGACGCCGTAACGGTAGTGCATGGACACACGCACCAGGTCCTGCTCAACCAAATCGGCAACATAACCTTCCACGGCATGCTCTCCACGGCTTGGCCATGGCCCTACGCACCCAGGGGCATCCCGAAACTTACCATCCAGATGGACAGGGCAGACCCGTTCGACCAGTTTGACGGTTGTGGAGACGGCACTTTTGACGTACTCTCAAGCGGACAGGTGAATACCACGTACAACCTTTGGGCACGTAAGCCACGGCTTATAACGTACGAGGAAATACCAAGGTTGTGGATGACCCAAGCCCTTGGCACGTTTGAGCCAGGACCATCCTATTAG
- a CDS encoding cytochrome-c peroxidase: MYVRALFFILFIVSVHVAFRPVTAEENGPPLGVPEPIVPEDNPVTPEKVALGKKLYFDKRLSANDTISCATCHDPEKGFADAAPVSTGIDGQKGVRSAPTTLNAANYDLQFWDGRAPSLEEQVKGPLINPVEMGMPSHDAVVEKLRDIKEYQQAFQDAFGEEITIDNIARAIASFERTLLSGNSPFDQFMYAGDENALSDEEKKGLVVFEEKGRCITCHEFVGSYALFTDNKFHNLGVGMDKPDPDLGRYDVTKEEKDKGAFKTPTLRDIALTAPYMHDGSEQTLEDVVEFYDRGGNPNPFLSGEIRPLNLTEEEKKALVEFMKSLTSSNIDQLVKSTK, encoded by the coding sequence ATGTACGTGAGGGCCCTGTTTTTCATCCTTTTTATCGTCTCCGTCCATGTAGCTTTCCGTCCCGTAACAGCGGAGGAGAACGGACCTCCGCTTGGAGTACCCGAACCCATCGTCCCCGAGGACAACCCCGTCACGCCTGAAAAGGTAGCCCTGGGCAAGAAGCTGTATTTTGACAAGCGCCTTTCCGCCAACGACACAATAAGCTGTGCCACGTGCCATGACCCTGAAAAGGGCTTTGCTGACGCAGCGCCTGTGTCCACCGGCATAGACGGACAGAAGGGCGTCAGGAGCGCGCCCACCACGCTGAACGCGGCCAACTATGACCTACAGTTCTGGGACGGCCGTGCGCCATCGCTTGAGGAACAGGTGAAGGGACCCCTGATAAACCCGGTCGAGATGGGGATGCCATCGCACGATGCGGTTGTCGAGAAACTGAGGGACATAAAGGAGTACCAACAGGCATTCCAGGACGCCTTCGGTGAAGAGATTACTATAGACAACATAGCCCGGGCCATAGCCTCGTTCGAGAGGACGCTTCTCTCCGGAAACTCGCCGTTTGACCAGTTCATGTACGCGGGCGACGAGAATGCCCTCAGCGATGAGGAAAAAAAAGGGCTTGTAGTATTTGAAGAAAAGGGCCGCTGCATAACGTGCCACGAGTTTGTGGGGAGCTACGCCCTCTTCACCGACAACAAGTTCCATAATCTTGGCGTCGGTATGGACAAACCTGACCCCGACCTGGGAAGATATGACGTGACAAAGGAGGAAAAGGACAAGGGGGCCTTCAAGACGCCCACCCTTCGGGACATCGCTCTTACCGCACCGTACATGCATGACGGCAGCGAGCAGACGCTGGAAGACGTGGTAGAATTCTACGACAGGGGAGGGAACCCTAACCCCTTTCTTTCAGGAGAGATAAGACCCCTAAATCTGACCGAAGAGGAAAAGAAGGCGCTCGTAGAGTTTATGAAGTCATTGACCAGCAGCAACATTGATCAACTGGTAAAATCAACGAAATAA
- a CDS encoding cytochrome-c peroxidase, whose amino-acid sequence MMHIYVLSLFLTLLLVFNIDSSFAKSLSEIYDKPMVLSLGRDCCSKDVKQKGCCAKKKECRLIEEGGRQKLKAPLGLPDLDIPADNPMSCGKVVLGKKLYFDTRLSFDDTVSCATCHDLMLSGTDAGAVSTGINGQKGGRSAPPSVNAAYMDTQFWDGRAPTLEEQAKGPPTNPIEMGMPSHDFLVEKLKGIDEYRKHFQKVFGGEITIDNVVKAIAAYERTLLSGNSPFDRFRYGGEDNAISELAKLGMEVFAGKGRCITCHPFTASYALFSDNNFHNLGVGINSKNPDLGRYLVTGKEKDKGAFKTPSLRNIALTAPYMHDGSEHTLEEVVEFYDRGGNRNPNLDGAITPLNLTYTEEVALVEFMKSLTSRDMPGVCGKHR is encoded by the coding sequence ATGATGCATATTTACGTACTATCATTGTTTTTGACGTTACTGCTTGTCTTTAACATAGATTCCTCCTTTGCAAAGTCATTATCGGAAATCTACGACAAGCCGATGGTGCTTTCGCTGGGCAGGGATTGCTGCTCTAAAGACGTTAAGCAAAAAGGGTGCTGCGCCAAAAAGAAGGAATGCCGGCTAATAGAAGAAGGTGGCCGTCAAAAACTAAAGGCCCCTCTGGGCCTCCCCGACCTGGATATACCCGCAGATAACCCGATGAGTTGTGGAAAGGTCGTCCTGGGCAAGAAGCTCTACTTCGACACACGCCTGTCATTCGACGACACGGTAAGCTGTGCGACGTGTCATGACCTGATGCTCTCCGGCACAGACGCCGGGGCGGTATCCACCGGCATAAACGGGCAAAAGGGCGGACGAAGCGCACCGCCGAGCGTCAACGCCGCTTATATGGACACGCAGTTCTGGGACGGGCGGGCCCCTACACTCGAAGAACAGGCAAAGGGCCCTCCTACCAACCCGATAGAGATGGGGATGCCCTCTCACGACTTCCTGGTAGAGAAACTGAAAGGCATCGATGAATACCGAAAACACTTCCAAAAGGTTTTTGGCGGTGAAATAACCATCGATAATGTCGTTAAGGCGATAGCGGCCTACGAGAGGACGCTCCTTTCCGGCAACTCCCCGTTTGACCGGTTCCGTTACGGTGGAGAGGATAACGCTATAAGTGAACTGGCAAAGCTCGGGATGGAAGTATTTGCGGGCAAGGGCCGCTGTATCACGTGTCACCCGTTCACCGCCAGTTACGCCCTCTTCAGCGATAACAACTTTCACAACCTGGGCGTGGGTATTAACAGCAAAAACCCGGACCTGGGACGCTATCTCGTAACAGGCAAGGAAAAGGACAAGGGTGCGTTCAAGACGCCCAGCTTGCGAAACATCGCCCTCACCGCCCCGTATATGCACGACGGCAGCGAGCACACCCTGGAAGAGGTGGTTGAGTTCTACGACAGAGGCGGTAACCGCAACCCAAACCTCGACGGGGCAATAACGCCACTCAACCTGACTTACACCGAGGAAGTTGCACTTGTTGAGTTCATGAAATCACTTACATCAAGAGACATGCCCGGGGTCTGCGGGAAGCACAGGTAG
- a CDS encoding peroxiredoxin encodes MIKVGQRAPAFEETAYVNGDFKTVKLSDYKGKWTVLFFYPLDFTFVCPTEIERFAQMEKDFKKLNAVVLAASTDSEFSHKNWYETDSRLKGVTYPVIADTSHRLSSAYGVLLPDKGIALRGTFIIDSEGMLRYSVVSDLSVGRNVQETLRVLQALQSGELCPVHWEPGQKTLGKA; translated from the coding sequence ATGATAAAGGTTGGACAGAGGGCCCCCGCCTTTGAAGAGACCGCCTACGTAAACGGTGATTTCAAAACGGTTAAGCTCAGTGATTACAAAGGCAAGTGGACCGTGCTCTTCTTCTATCCGCTGGACTTTACCTTTGTATGCCCCACGGAGATAGAAAGATTCGCGCAGATGGAAAAGGATTTCAAGAAGCTGAACGCCGTCGTTCTGGCCGCAAGCACGGACAGCGAGTTTTCACACAAGAACTGGTATGAGACTGACAGCCGGCTTAAGGGCGTAACATATCCCGTCATCGCCGACACCTCGCACCGGCTGAGCAGTGCCTACGGTGTATTGCTCCCGGACAAGGGTATCGCACTCCGCGGCACGTTTATCATAGATTCTGAGGGGATGCTGCGCTACTCAGTAGTGTCTGACCTCAGTGTGGGAAGGAACGTGCAGGAGACCCTGCGTGTCCTCCAGGCGCTGCAGAGTGGGGAACTGTGCCCCGTACATTGGGAACCCGGGCAAAAAACTCTCGGTAAGGCATAG
- a CDS encoding ChaN family lipoprotein has translation MFTALVEVAGEEGMREFPSELAVGDIIHVASGEKINFPELADFLDGVRVVYVGEVHTNAESHEFQLELLKEAYKRYGNNIAIGMEMFKRPYQGVLDRWTRGEISEQELLRDTHWKQEWGYDYSLYKDIMDFAREKKVPVIALNVRKELQKKVSRKGLSGLSNAESVELPSIDTTDPYHRLYLQKIFRGHTDMSGDFEKFYEVQCVWEDVMADSISKYLSSPEGKDKKKFLAFMGDSHIIYHFGVPKRVFRRTHLPYYTVYAYQLMDTEPDEEHSLFQSDIPLQPADFIRVIHPSERKEKRAVMGVMIRDIGKDKVVIQDVLKGSPAEAAGLQVGDIVLSMDGQRVGEIQEMILLLRQKKLGETSRLEISREGKSMTVNVSFFEIKKE, from the coding sequence GTGTTTACCGCGCTTGTGGAGGTTGCGGGTGAGGAGGGGATGAGGGAGTTCCCGTCCGAGCTTGCCGTCGGCGATATAATTCACGTTGCATCGGGTGAGAAGATTAACTTCCCGGAGCTTGCTGACTTTCTTGACGGCGTGCGGGTCGTGTACGTGGGAGAGGTGCATACAAACGCCGAGTCCCACGAGTTCCAGTTGGAGCTGCTTAAGGAGGCTTATAAAAGATACGGTAACAATATAGCAATCGGTATGGAGATGTTCAAGAGGCCGTACCAGGGCGTCCTCGACAGGTGGACCAGGGGTGAAATAAGCGAACAGGAACTGCTACGCGACACACACTGGAAGCAGGAGTGGGGCTATGATTACAGTCTGTATAAAGACATTATGGATTTCGCGCGTGAGAAAAAGGTCCCCGTTATTGCGCTTAACGTCAGGAAGGAACTGCAGAAAAAGGTGAGCAGGAAAGGTCTCAGCGGCCTGAGCAACGCGGAGAGCGTTGAGTTGCCCAGTATTGATACTACAGACCCTTACCACAGACTCTATCTGCAGAAGATCTTCAGGGGACATACCGACATGAGCGGTGATTTTGAGAAATTTTATGAGGTGCAGTGTGTGTGGGAAGACGTGATGGCTGACAGCATATCAAAATATCTTTCCTCCCCGGAGGGTAAGGACAAGAAGAAGTTCCTGGCGTTCATGGGCGACAGCCATATTATTTACCATTTTGGCGTACCCAAAAGGGTTTTCCGTCGCACGCACCTGCCTTATTATACAGTCTATGCGTATCAGTTGATGGATACAGAGCCGGACGAAGAGCACAGTCTGTTCCAAAGTGACATACCCCTGCAGCCGGCGGATTTTATAAGGGTTATCCATCCGTCCGAGCGGAAAGAAAAGAGGGCGGTCATGGGAGTGATGATTCGTGACATCGGTAAGGACAAGGTCGTAATTCAAGACGTGCTTAAAGGCAGCCCTGCGGAGGCTGCTGGTTTGCAGGTCGGGGACATTGTCCTGTCCATGGACGGGCAGCGTGTTGGAGAGATACAGGAGATGATTCTCCTTCTCCGGCAGAAGAAGCTGGGAGAAACGAGCAGGCTTGAGATATCGCGTGAGGGTAAAAGTATGACGGTGAACGTCTCCTTCTTTGAGATAAAAAAGGAGTGA
- the bioF gene encoding 8-amino-7-oxononanoate synthase: MTVKQGHSAFMDFICDELRLLEETGLYRTPVVIEGVQGPHVTVGGNRYLSFCSNNYLGLADHPRIKEAAMEAISSYGWGARASRLMSGTSILHERLETEIARFKCTEAALVFPTGYMANLGAICSLAGRGDLIICDRFNHASIIDASRQSGADLRVYAHNDVEALERILTRASHNYEKILIVTDGVFSVDGDIAPIPEIVSVAGRFAHQVMTMVDDAHGTGVFGRRGGGLLEHFGRKGGVDIQMGTLSKALGGTGGFVAGSRELIEFLKNKSRSFIFTTAIPPAACAAGLEALRLIGGDEGIERRERLWEGCRHLEKGLNAIGFRTTVQSPIVPVILGEPQRALDAAKILFEKNLLVPAVRPPTVPRGTSRLRISLTSDHAVEHLDLLLDGLALVKRLGTED, encoded by the coding sequence ATGACTGTTAAACAGGGCCATAGTGCATTTATGGACTTTATATGTGACGAGTTAAGGTTGCTGGAGGAGACCGGTCTCTACAGGACGCCAGTGGTGATAGAAGGCGTCCAGGGCCCGCACGTGACCGTCGGTGGCAACAGGTACCTCTCTTTTTGTTCCAATAATTACCTGGGCCTGGCCGACCACCCCCGGATAAAGGAGGCGGCAATGGAGGCCATTTCCAGCTACGGCTGGGGCGCGCGGGCGTCCAGATTGATGTCAGGTACCAGCATATTACACGAGAGGCTTGAGACTGAGATTGCGCGTTTCAAGTGCACGGAGGCGGCCCTGGTGTTCCCCACAGGATATATGGCCAACCTCGGCGCCATCTGTTCCCTGGCGGGCAGGGGTGATTTGATAATCTGTGACAGGTTCAACCATGCCAGCATAATAGACGCCTCCAGGCAGTCGGGGGCGGACCTGAGAGTTTATGCCCATAATGACGTAGAGGCCCTTGAGAGGATTTTGACGCGGGCTTCGCATAATTATGAAAAGATACTCATCGTCACGGACGGAGTCTTTAGTGTGGATGGCGATATAGCGCCCATTCCGGAGATAGTGTCTGTTGCCGGGAGGTTCGCCCATCAGGTGATGACTATGGTGGACGACGCCCACGGTACCGGTGTGTTCGGCAGGAGAGGCGGAGGCCTCTTGGAGCATTTCGGACGAAAAGGCGGTGTGGATATACAGATGGGCACACTGAGCAAGGCCTTGGGGGGCACGGGTGGTTTTGTGGCAGGGAGCAGAGAATTGATAGAGTTTTTGAAGAACAAGTCCAGGTCGTTTATATTTACCACGGCCATTCCCCCCGCCGCCTGTGCGGCAGGGCTTGAGGCGCTTAGGCTGATTGGCGGAGATGAAGGTATTGAGCGGCGCGAGCGATTGTGGGAAGGCTGCCGCCATTTGGAAAAGGGGCTGAACGCAATTGGTTTCCGCACAACCGTACAGTCCCCCATTGTTCCCGTTATCCTGGGTGAACCGCAGAGGGCGCTGGACGCCGCAAAGATTCTGTTTGAAAAAAATTTGTTAGTGCCTGCCGTTCGTCCGCCCACCGTACCCCGGGGTACGAGCAGGTTGAGGATATCGCTTACTTCTGACCATGCTGTTGAACACCTGGACCTACTACTGGATGGGCTGGCGCTCGTTAAGCGGTTAGGTACCGAAGATTAA